CATTGATGAATCTTCCTACACAGCCAAATAAAACATTCTGCAAATCAGCAATGACTGGAAATTTATCTTTTGTATCCACATTCTTACTGTGGCTGATGTCTAATAAGTCAGATGTTTGATATTCTATGGTAAATGATTCTACACAAATGAACGTACTGACTCCCAGACTCTTTCCATTATCTGCAAGGTAcaaatcaagagtgtgatggaacattCTCTATTTTCCTGGATGGATGCAACTCCAACAGTACTCAAAAAGCTCAACCACTTTCAGAACATAACAGCCCATTAGAATCAGCAtccaccttaaacattcacttaCTAGtgcacagtgacagcagtgtatcatgtacaagatgcattgcagcaaaTCAAGGCTTCTTTGAAAGCACCCGCAAACCAGTAACCATTGAGAAATCCAAGGATAACAATCACAtggaaactcaatcaagtttctctCCAAGTCATGCATAATCCTCTCAGAATTaagttgctgttccttcactgtcactggtcaGAATTTTCGAATTCCCTACCTGACAGTACTATGAGGGTACCTTCAGCACACTGACCACAATGGTTTAAGGTGGCTACTCACCATCACCTTAATAAGGGCAATTAGACATGTTCAcaaaatgctgaccttgccaatGACCCTATATCCAATGAAGGAATAtgtaaatgaaaataaaaatgggTTTACTAGACCTTTATCGTTGGCATTGAATCAGCTGTCATGCCTGAGTTAGTCTAAATGAGATCAAAAAGATAAACATGCTATTGAAACTAGCTTGGCTTACTTGAAACCTGGATAGCCAATTATAATAATATGCCAGGGATCATCAGGTTAAAGATTCTTGGTTTTATATGAAACAACCTCAAATTGTGAGCCCCTGAATATTTTACTAGTGATTAAAGATAGAAGGAAAGGCATATATGAATAGTACAGGTTTTGAAAATAAAATGGGAATACAGTAAATCTGAGGGGAGACTGGTAATCTTGTAGCACAGTGccaatgtccctacctctgagccagggaGCCTGGATTCAAGCCCTACCTGGTCCAGAGAGATGTAATAACATCCATCAATAGATTGATTAGAAACCAGCTGAATCACAGGGGAACCACTAGATCTTTTCTACACGATAAAATCCCTCCGTTAAGTGCACAGTTCAGAATTGGAATTAGTGGTGCTTTGATGAAAATGTTTTGTGTGAAAGAAAATTCTGCCATAAGCATTCAACATTAGAAAGGGTTTTGAATGACAAAATAAGGTTTCCAGCTACAAAAGCTGATCTGAGAATGCGGATAATTAAAACTGCAGTGAGTCAGTAAATCTGAGTACACTGTTTAAAAATGGTGGTGGAATCTAAGCTAATAATATTCAGTCATGAATAGGGCATGAACTTTGAAAAGCAAAGATTTACTGGGTTATTCGGAAAGAAACAGCACTGACAGAGTGGGCTGAAGCACCTCCTTCTGCATTGTTTAATCTTTCATATAATACCTTGTGCACCAATGCTATCAAGGGCACTGTACTAATATACTCAGAGTAAAGACTAAACACAATTAAACCCAGTTCCACTTTCGTCATCTCCCATGATGCTGCAAAGTTCACACTTTATGAATTAAAACTAGTTAATTTTGATTAATAAACATCATGAAGAAAAATATTTTAGCTGACAGTCTTATTTAAGCTTAAAATAGCAATGGACAAAACAAAGGTGTGTCCTATATTTACCACAGTGCTGGAGGGCAAAGAAAGTGAGCTGAAGTGGAACGTGCCCCTCTCAAACCTGCTCGACTTTGTAGCAGTCTATAGttacagagtcagagtcatacagcacagaaacaggcccttcagccaactcacccatgctgatcAGGTTGAACTCATCCTGTACTACCTATTACTGACATACTCAAGTAAACTAAACCAGAAACTGTTTCCAAAATGTCGATAAATCTTGTTTGGGAATGAGATGGACCAGATCAGAACCATTTTTATTCTCTATTTAACATGTGAAAGGAAGGGTATGCAACCAGTTTGCAAACTAATCTGACAGCAGGATGGCAGAAGTAAAAGGTTATTGACAGCAGATtgctctatttaaaaaaaaagactccaCTGATGAAAGCAGTAAGGAAACAGCCACATACCTTATTTGCTGATGGTAAAAGATTAAAAGGTGTTCCAGAGAGATCACGCTCTTTCTTGACTGGTTTTGCGCAATAGAGTTCTAGAAGCCCCAGATCACAACTGCGGAAGCAACATTCTTCGACTATTCCTCTATTCTGTCTGCGACTATTGGATCTGCCAGTTGCTCTACCTGAAAAGGAGGAGGGAATTATTAGATTTTGTCCCCCCCTCATCAGTAAGGAGAATCTCAGGAAGCTTTCAGTTTATATTGACTTTAATGCTGTGGAAGGAGAAAATAAACTGTGGATTTTGCCAAAAATAAAAAGAGGGCAGAGGCCACTTGACCTTGCCAACACAGCAGAAAAGCCATGCAATGAAGCAGAGGGGTCCAATGAACTATATGGCATCAACTGTAGGATCAGTAAAAGATAACTTTGCCTTAGGTAATGGACCTTTTATGTCAGTTCGCTATGAACTCTGTGTTCATGTTGGCTTTTGGAGCAGCTTAGGAACTGCAGATAGTGATTATCCTTTTGGGAATCTCCCAGATGATTACATTCCTGTTCCTCAGGTTGGTGCAGATAGCATCACTTTCTGCTGTAGGTACATGCAGAGAAGCACTTAAGCCACATTGTTATGAAAGAGTTGCACTTCCGTGCAAAGGCTTTATCTTTTTCTTTAAAAAGAAAGGCCACTCTTTACATTGTTAATTTCATCTTAACTGTATGTTCCTTCACTTGTGAAGATCTCCAGATGATCAGCAAGATAAACAAGAGAGGCATGTTGACACAAGACATAACTAAGCTATCATCATAGCTAAGGTCCCACAAATTGAGGAATTTGTTAAAATCTAGCTGGATCACATTTGTCTTAAAATGTAACCAATTGACCAAATTTAATGCATAGGCAAGCACTGAAAATCAACTACAATAATTGAGGACTGAAAGTGTAATAGGCAAAACCAAAAtaaattatttatttttttcattcTATCCTGACCCTGCAACCAATTCCTTCCTTCTGCTGAGTTCCAAACTCCCAGATCATTAAAAATGTGCTTAAAATAAAAGATGGAATGCTACAGCAGTATTTCTTTAATCAGAAGAATGTGAAAATAAACAAGCACTCCATTGTAACTATCAGCAGAATGGTTTAGCCTTGTGtccttgtcagagagagagagagagagagagagagaaaacacgtgAGAAAATGTGCTTATTCAGCACAATTGCTGGCTTGGAAATGAGTTTATCCAAGAGCTGGGTTTATGACACTGGACACCTGCCTGCTAATTGTTCCTTTTCTCTATTACAATGAGGTCTGTGGTCAACGAAAAGGAACCTTTTAATATAGTCGAGAGGTTTTCATTGTGCACTGAACAAGTCGGATGTTTGTGGAAAATAGCACATTCTGTTTAAGGGTTCCCTCAATGATTGGCAGCAAAAGCTACTGACATTGTATTTGAAGCTTTTTATTTCTGGTTGAGGAAGTAGGGAGACCATTATAAAAATTTATAAAAATTATATAATTGATGCATTTGTATTGACTAATGCTACTAAACACCATGCATAAAAGTCTGTAGTAAAGGATTCACATACACAgcaataatttatttttaatagAGTATCCTACTCCCTGGGAATGTTTGTCAGTATACTGAAGTTTGAAAATTTATTTACAGCTTTGCTTAATGACAATATTAACTTTGAGAGAGCCACAAGAAGTTAGGAGGAAAATTTGGAATCAATTTCTCTGGGACTCAGCCTCTTCTCTTAACCCTGACCCAAAATAAGAGTAACTATTTAACTTTCACAAATCATTTCTGAAATAATTTGAAAATCCTTAAAGTGCACATCTTATAACTGAATGCAAATTACACCCATAGCTCTGTAACCTAATGCAATGGATAAAATTATACAGTATCCCAGGACTGAAGAACAATAATAGGCCAATTCTCAAAATATTTCTGCCATTAAATTCGATCACGGATGATCTGTATCTCAATTCGGATGTGTCTGCCTTTTGTTTCAATCCCTTCCCTCACAAAGATTTACCAATCTCTGCATTGAAGTGTGCAGTGGCATCCTGGAGATCAAAGCCAAAGTTCTTCATTTTGTTTTGAACCATTCAAAATACTGTGATCCTGAATTTGTCACCAATAACTCACATGCACATCCTGTTTGTTTGGCAGTCTTAAATATTAGTAGATGTGACACAAACTCACTGGAGTGAAGAATGCATTGTCTTTAAGGAAGTCATTATCAAATGCCATTGTCACGTGGTCAAGGTGTAAAAAAGTTGTAgctttaaaaaaggagaaaacccCTCAGTTTAGGAGAACCATCAAAATAAAAACCTAACACGTACAGTCTTGAAACAAATCCTTATGATTGGGCAATAACCACAAAACCTCATATCAGCAACTGGAACTATGGGCACTGGAATGAAAATTTAATTTGAAGGACCTCCCCTTCAAACTAACATGCAAGAAGTTATCATCAAATTAAAAGGATAATAGGAATATACAAAAGTTTTTTTAGTAACAGCAAACAAAATAATCACTCAGCAAGTTTTACATATTGAAACATTCCTTTAGCTCTCTCCCTGAAGCACAAAAATAGTTAACTTACTGAAGTAAAATCCTCTTTCACCGCAGACAAACTGTAGAGTGTCCACCAGCTCACCACCACATAGTGTTTCAGCTGCAGTCACTCCATCTATAATGTACATTGTGAATGCAATGGAAATGAACAGAAATTGCCTGCATGGGGACATTTTTCTGCCctgaaaaggaaagagaaaagtcaatAAGCAAAGTTACTGTTTCACAATTAGATTGAGATCCTGTACCAAAGATTCCCCAAACCACCTTACCACGTGTTATATTCTTTTCACAAGAATAAAACATGCCTATAGCATTTACTCATTAACAACATTAAGGATGACAAATGCTTTGTACTAATAAGTGCAGGCTGCCAATCAAAAATACTCAAATCAAAACCCTGATTTGTAAAATAGCTTGTGATTATTTCCACACCAGACAGTGCCAAAAAATaatgttctgaggaagagtcactggacccgaaacattaactttgatttcttttcacagatgctgccagatctgctgagtttttccagcaacttctgttttagtttctgacTTAGAGCATCCGCAGTTCTCTCAGTTTTTTTCAAAAAATAATGTTGTTACACTGACTCAGAGTTCAGATATTATCCTTGTAACATGAGCAGAATGGGAAATATGCAGTCCAGTATCTAGCCCAGCCAACATTAGTGTGTTGTCTACAAGCTTTGATAACATCAATTTGGTCTGCTACACTCAGGGTGAAACAGGAGAATGACAAATGATTGCAATAAGACTGTTTTCTAGTTCCCAAACTCACGTTATCTGGTTCAAACAGGGCTGATGTTAATTCTTGGAATagtgttttttaaaataaaactcccATTAACTGCTGCAAGGTCTCGTGTTTACTCTACGACTGACAGTCTAAGTCAATTCTTTTGAACAGTAATTAAACTGATTTTGGAGCTGGTAACCCCTGGTTACAAGCACAAAAATGCAATCTAGGGCACTGTCCACGGTACCCAACCATGGTGTTGAATAGTGCAGCCACCTTGCATAGTGATGTTCCACAGTGCAAAACTGGAAtaatcagtgtgtgtatgtgagtgtatatgtgtgtgtgtgtgtgtgtgtgtgtgtggggggggggggggggggaaatgcagggtgaggGTGCTGGAAAATGAGGGTGAAGACTGTATCAATAATTGCATTGGCAACAGACTACATGTTGAGTTTTCAAACTGTCAACATTCAAGGTCAATTTTGAAAGATTTAATTCAAGTTACCTGACCTTTCTATTTGAATACTTTTTCCCCAAAGAAGCTTGGCTGAAGTAACATAAATCACTCCAATAAAACTTTTTTTCCCCTGAATTTAAGCAAAATATTTCAAGTGCTTGTTTAGTTAAAACATTGAGTCTAACAGGTAGATATAAAGAAAGAAGCTGTTTCAAGATCTATGATTCTCAGTTTGAATTTAGATCCAGGTCAGGTTTCAGCCAGTATGGTATTTACAGACCCGTCATTACTTAAGTTATTTTATGCTTAAATGTCTTGAAAGAAAATACGCCCGTGTCCTTACAGCTTTTCATGAGTTAACTCAAAACTGGTTGAGAACATAAAGAAGCCCCCCACTAATTTAACTTGCTCTTTCAGATTTTTGTTCGAAATGTTGCACTGAAAATCCCATTCACAATATCTCAGTGCATGAAAAGTTAAACAGACGCCTGagctgcgtgtgtgtctgtgtgtcattcACAGAACTAACTGTACGTTTAAATTTCTTCCTTAATTCATGAAGACCGATGTTCTTAGTAAGTAAAACAGCAGTCgtacaaaaaaaaacttgcacaCTTCTTAATTCtttccaaagtttttttttgtagaaGTTTAATTATCTCAAGGCTAAACCAGATCGCTGTTTGATTTTTAAGTATTAATGATGCATCAACAATCTATTTATTCGAGTTAAGGCTATTACAGTAAAGTCAAATCAGAGAGTCGAGCAGCACGCAAGCAGAATACTAACGCTACCCAGTGGAACACGCTGGGAACCTCATCTCAGAACAAGCTACAAACAGCAAACATGGTGCAAAACAAGAAATAAGGGCACCAAATTACTTCTCTGTGCTGAATCCCAGTGCTAGTTTTAATTTCGATGCGCTTCACACACAAACCGCctttttgtttttctgttttctttaaatACGACTGAAGCACCTTTGAAAAGCAGCTGCtaacgtgtgcgtgtgtgaggggaACAATAGTCGAAGGAGCCGGTTGAAGGGACTGTATGCATAACTTTTTCGCCAAGCGTCAATCTGTGCAGAGTGTACAAATATGCGCTTTTTGTAAATGAAATGAGAAACTCTTCTTATACAATAAAAAAAAGGAGCGTGAGATTGCACACTTATTCCCTTTACCTATCccccttcaaaaaaaaaacaaataacttGTCCAACAATGAAAGTGGCTCAGGAATAGTTGCAACTAAACAATGCTGGATGTTAtcccttttttaaaaagattGCCTTCTGCTCCCTTGTAAGATCTGAAACCAGTTTCCTTGTTACCTTAGCGGAGTTGTCGCTGCAGGCTGAGTCTGCACAGGTCGGGAACAGAGCTGGGTACTTGGGATCCATTGTACGGCGTTGTTGAGCGGAGGGacgctttttttttccccagctgAAGTTCCTTTAACCGCTGCTCCAGAGTTCAGGAGACAGGCAGAACAGAGCTCCCGCGCTGCTTATATAGCCGCAGCGTGAACCGCCAGCACGCACACTCCAAGAGAGGTCACCGCGCTGTAGCAGCACTTGGCAAAACCTGACCAACTCCGTCTGCACAAGCAGCCCAGCACTTGGCTTCTTCTAAGACGCTGCAAATTAATGggactttttttttggaaaaaataaatattgatgcaatTTATTTCTTTGCAAGGGCTTACCCCCGTTACCGTGAAAATGTTATTTGTTTCTTTTTGCGTTGTGCATTTGCGTGTGTGACAACTGCCATGCTCATTATTAGGAGTGATAATCCTTTCAGATATATAAAAGATAAGACTTTGATGCTTTAAAATACagccgccacacacacacaccctccaaaaTACTATTTACATTAGGTCCTAATCCATGACTCATTATTTCTGCCACTTTCAATCATATTGACAGGGTTTAATAAGGTTAATAAACTTCTGCTCAGGCAAGAGAAGAATTCATAAGGATGGAAAGCAGGAAGGGGAATGTATGGATGCCTTCCTCTCCTTTTGATGATAGTTATCCATCATGGAGTAAGATAGAGATTGACCTTTAGAGGGAAAGACTTtttagagagaaaaaaacaatatTTTCGGCCTTGATATTGATCCCAATGATGAAGGCTTTGATGGTGGAGGCTACAATGTTAGGTGTGTGGGAGGTCTTGGTGACCAATAGTGCATTCTCCCTTCCATCACTGCCTTCTTCCTAAGGTAGATATCAAGATGGCGAACAGAGAGATGGGACTTAGCTCACATATTTCAGTTGGGTATTCACTACATAATTAGAAACTCAATTTGACGCCACTCTTTCACAGGAGTTTCCCTTGGGGTTGGGATTCTGGGCTGTAAAAGGGAACTGCCAACAATTCAGAGTCAGAATTCTTCTGAGCATCTCTTCTAGTTCAAGAGGAACAGGACTGTTAATCCTCTCCTaaacaattccaaatattcactcGCTCCGCTCCTCCCATCAtgcctctctcacctccccaccccccttttCTGCACATGCCTATCTCTTCCTTCTGGTCATGTTCTGTCTCCCCGTTTTCTCCAACCACACCTTCCTTTCTTCCCTTCCAGTTGGTGACACATGCTCAATTATGATTCCTCTtgccctccccaaccccaccccacccttttctgtctcctctcctctcccaatgGACAACACCCATCCCTTCCAATTTTGGACTCTCACTCTCCACTTCCCACTTACAATCAAGCCTCCCTTCTGATTACCAACAGCTACCCCTCCAATCTTGGCCCATCCCACCCCAGCCCATCCAGGGTGGGATGGGCCtagtgtttttttaaatttaaattcattcatgggatatggacgcCACTGGATAGGTctacatttattgtccatccctaattgcccagagggcagttaagagtcaaccacgttgctgtggatctgaagttacatgtaggccagaccgtgtgaggatgacagtttcctttcctgaagggcatTTGTGAGCCAGATGGATTTCTCCAATAATGGATTCATGTtcatcatgttgccatggtcattagactcttaattccagatatttattgaattcaaattgaattgaatttattgtcacgtataccAAGGCACAATGAAAATCCCACCATCTCAcacggcaggatttgaacctgggtaccCAGAACATTACTGGAGTCTCTGGATTAGCAGTGTAGCAATAATATCATAAGATGATTTCCTCCCTGATCTATTATTGCTGGTCTATTAATGGTAAtgatctggggacctgggttcaaatcccaccatggaatTTGGATTCAGTTAAAAAACTGGAACTAAGAGTCTAATGAAGACCACAAAACTAGTGCTGACTATCAGGAAAAATCCTTCTGGTTCAGTAAAGCCCTTAGCAGGCCATCCTTAActagtctggcctaaatgtgactccagactcacagcaatgtggttgacttgtaTTGGCCCTCTGGGAAAGTGGGGATGGGGTAGACAGTGACACCCACAATCTGCaaatgaatgaataagaaaaaaagTTCTGTTTGCTGACCTACTCACCTTCGgcttgtcagagagtgttgcTAAGGATGGCAGCAAGGATGTTCTTGATTTTGGCTCCTCTCTCCAACCATGCTGCCAGTTTCGCTGGCTGCTGGATGGGAAACAGAAAAGGAAAATGATAAGGCTGTCCTAATAAAGATTGGGCAGGACGTCTACATCCTTGTTCTGTTTTTTCAACCATTTCTGGCCTCAACTGAACCTTCCTTCACCTCCCAAAAACATTACAGTTATAgagttttgtttgtattttaacaatTCTTGGCCAACCCACTTAACAGAGAATTTAAATGTACATGAAAGACAAGCCT
The sequence above is drawn from the Chiloscyllium punctatum isolate Juve2018m chromosome 22, sChiPun1.3, whole genome shotgun sequence genome and encodes:
- the LOC140493509 gene encoding insulin-like growth factor 2, whose protein sequence is MDPKYPALFPTCADSACSDNSAKGRKMSPCRQFLFISIAFTMYIIDGVTAAETLCGGELVDTLQFVCGERGFYFSRATGRSNSRRQNRGIVEECCFRSCDLGLLELYCAKPVKKERDLSGTPFNLLPSANKESFRKPLVAKYSKYDFWQKRSAQRLRRGIPSGFMAQRLRRQVEEVQSLQYVKTHKPLLTLPVKPPLQVRAASKKYFSQE